Proteins from a single region of Streptomyces sp. TN58:
- a CDS encoding acyl carrier protein, with protein sequence MTIDPRAADRFRRLPRSEWRTELEAVVVREFRTALLMTGAETVPLDQNYFDLGLTSLRATEIKQRLEAGLGVTIDTSVLFGSPTVDRLLDHLLTQPLDGRPAPDPAAPAGPGAPDLRKSLVDDLLSDLYQA encoded by the coding sequence ATGACCATCGACCCCCGTGCGGCCGACCGCTTCCGGCGGCTTCCCCGGTCGGAGTGGCGGACGGAGCTGGAGGCCGTCGTGGTCCGGGAGTTCCGTACGGCCCTGCTGATGACGGGGGCCGAAACCGTTCCGCTCGACCAGAACTACTTCGACCTGGGCCTGACCTCACTGCGCGCCACCGAGATCAAGCAGCGGCTGGAGGCCGGTCTCGGCGTCACCATCGACACGTCCGTGCTCTTCGGCAGCCCGACGGTCGACCGGCTCCTGGACCACCTGCTCACGCAGCCCCTGGACGGCAGGCCCGCGCCCGACCCGGCGGCACCCGCCGGGCCGGGCGCACCCGACCTGCGCAAGTCCCTGGTCGACGACCTGCTGAGCGACCTCTACCAGGCCTGA
- a CDS encoding cytochrome P450 family protein codes for MTIGCPVTGHKNPFDEEFFADPYPVYAQMHEEAPVHRVRLPEGTLVWLVTKYEEASEALKDRRLVRNRRYAGEDYENEILPEIVRSGNLHMEDGPLHTRLRRFMNFAFTPKRIAAMEPRIHEVTAALLDRIEADGGGDIMDLLAAPLPITMTSDILGVPEDSRSNFREWSDTLLGGEPVAAKQAAVSLLGFVTELIADKRKNLTDDLISYWITAQDNDGQPLTDQEMIGMTFFLLLGGYDTTVGQIGASTLALLNNPDKAALMRDNPAIIPDAVEELMRWDGSTHSGIRRFAAEDMNIGGVDIAKGDCVLISLGAANRCPVRFEDPEVMDFGREENWQLAFGRGPHHCPGKELARKELQIALGELVRRFPNMRLTNPEEEVVWRPSYIIRVPQSLHITV; via the coding sequence ATGACCATCGGATGTCCCGTCACCGGTCACAAGAACCCCTTCGACGAGGAGTTCTTCGCCGACCCCTACCCGGTGTACGCGCAGATGCACGAGGAAGCGCCCGTACACCGGGTGCGTCTCCCCGAGGGGACGCTCGTCTGGCTCGTCACCAAGTACGAGGAAGCCAGCGAGGCGCTCAAGGACCGCCGTCTGGTCCGCAACCGCCGCTACGCGGGCGAGGACTACGAGAACGAGATCCTTCCGGAGATCGTGCGCTCCGGAAACCTCCACATGGAGGACGGCCCCCTGCACACCCGCCTGCGGCGGTTCATGAACTTCGCCTTCACCCCGAAGCGGATCGCGGCCATGGAGCCGCGCATCCACGAGGTCACCGCCGCCCTTCTCGACCGCATCGAGGCGGACGGCGGCGGCGACATCATGGACCTGCTCGCCGCCCCGCTGCCCATCACGATGACCAGCGACATCCTCGGCGTCCCGGAGGACAGCCGGAGCAACTTCCGCGAGTGGAGCGACACCCTGCTCGGCGGTGAGCCGGTGGCCGCCAAGCAGGCCGCCGTCAGCCTGCTGGGCTTCGTCACGGAGCTCATCGCCGACAAGCGCAAGAACCTCACCGACGACCTCATCTCGTACTGGATCACCGCCCAGGACAACGACGGCCAGCCGCTGACCGATCAGGAAATGATCGGCATGACGTTCTTCCTCCTGCTCGGCGGATACGACACCACCGTCGGCCAGATCGGCGCGTCCACCCTCGCCCTGCTCAACAACCCGGACAAGGCCGCGCTGATGCGCGACAACCCGGCGATCATCCCGGACGCGGTCGAGGAGCTGATGCGCTGGGACGGCTCCACGCACAGCGGCATCCGCCGCTTCGCCGCCGAGGACATGAACATCGGCGGCGTGGACATCGCCAAGGGCGACTGCGTGCTCATCTCGCTCGGCGCGGCAAACCGCTGCCCGGTGCGCTTCGAGGACCCCGAGGTCATGGACTTCGGGCGCGAGGAGAACTGGCAGCTGGCCTTCGGCCGCGGCCCGCACCACTGCCCCGGCAAGGAGCTGGCCCGCAAGGAACTCCAGATCGCCCTCGGCGAGCTCGTGCGCCGCTTCCCGAACATGCGCCTCACCAACCCCGAGGAAGAGGTCGTCTGGCGGCCCTCCTACATCATCCGGGTCCCCCAGTCCCTGCACATCACGGTCTGA
- a CDS encoding cytochrome P450 family protein yields MERSQDLAEDTVQVSAARCPVGPLGTPFDAQFFADPYATYRRLHTEGPVHHIRTPDGVEAWLVTRFAEVRQGLGDHRLVRHVRHAKDTYHRFPLPVEFTKSLVREDPPEHTRLRRFMNMAFAPKRVRLLRPRIVEVAERLVDELGEHGETELMSSYAAALPIEIIADMLDIAQEDRTSFRRWADVILGIDPEEMREGGVGMLKVLTDLIERKRAEPGDDIWTEWIEGKDDQGGSLDQHELIGMGFMVLLGGYDPTAGVIGCAIHTLLQDPALAERLRKEPELMADAVEEFLRMFGSNHTAARRFAAEDVELGGVTIPAGDTVLLSLGAADRDALQFDEPDTFDMARPNNRHVAFGFGPHYCPGTELARIQIAVALEVVLRRLPDLKLTIPAEDVRLRPAYFIRSPVALPVSY; encoded by the coding sequence TTGGAGCGCAGTCAGGACCTGGCGGAGGACACCGTGCAGGTCAGCGCCGCCCGGTGCCCCGTGGGGCCGCTCGGCACACCGTTCGACGCCCAGTTCTTCGCCGACCCCTACGCCACCTACCGCCGGCTGCACACCGAGGGTCCGGTGCACCACATCAGGACACCGGACGGCGTGGAGGCCTGGCTGGTCACGCGCTTCGCCGAGGTCCGCCAGGGGCTGGGTGACCACCGGCTCGTACGCCACGTGCGGCACGCCAAGGACACCTACCACCGGTTCCCGCTGCCGGTGGAGTTCACCAAGTCGCTCGTACGGGAGGACCCGCCCGAGCACACCCGCCTGCGCCGCTTCATGAACATGGCGTTCGCGCCCAAGCGGGTCCGCCTGCTGCGGCCGCGGATCGTCGAGGTCGCCGAACGTCTCGTCGACGAGCTCGGCGAGCACGGCGAGACCGAACTGATGTCCTCGTACGCCGCCGCGCTCCCCATCGAGATCATCGCGGACATGCTCGACATCGCCCAGGAGGACCGCACGAGCTTCCGGCGGTGGGCGGACGTGATCCTCGGCATCGACCCGGAGGAGATGCGCGAGGGCGGCGTCGGGATGCTGAAGGTCCTCACCGACCTGATCGAACGCAAGCGGGCCGAGCCGGGCGACGACATCTGGACCGAGTGGATCGAAGGCAAGGACGACCAAGGCGGAAGCCTCGACCAGCACGAGCTGATCGGCATGGGCTTCATGGTCCTGCTGGGGGGCTACGACCCCACCGCGGGTGTCATCGGCTGCGCCATCCACACGCTCCTGCAGGACCCCGCCCTCGCCGAGCGGCTGCGCAAGGAGCCGGAGCTCATGGCGGACGCCGTCGAGGAGTTCCTGCGGATGTTCGGGTCGAACCACACCGCTGCCAGGAGGTTCGCCGCCGAGGACGTCGAGCTCGGGGGCGTCACCATCCCCGCCGGCGACACCGTGCTGCTCTCCCTCGGCGCCGCCGACCGCGACGCCCTGCAGTTCGACGAGCCCGACACCTTCGACATGGCACGGCCCAACAACCGCCACGTCGCCTTCGGTTTCGGGCCGCACTACTGCCCCGGTACCGAACTCGCGCGCATCCAGATCGCGGTCGCACTCGAAGTGGTCCTGCGGCGCCTGCCGGATCTCAAGCTCACGATCCCGGCCGAGGACGTCCGGCTGCGGCCGGCCTACTTCATCCGTTCACCCGTCGCACTGCCCGTCTCCTACTGA
- the scoE gene encoding TauD/TfdA dioxygenase family protein, translating into MKISRQEDKKFGVTVEGFDLNTAADADFEEIKNRVYSDKIVVLRNQHLSSPEFAELGRRLGTVETYYEPMYQHPEVSEIFVSSNVASADGTQVGVPKTGKFWHADYQFMPNPFGLTLIYPQVVPKKNRGTFFIDMGRAYEGLSDELKHAVEGTRAVQNVSRYFKIRPEDVYRPVGELVDEIQAKTPPSPHPTAFKHPATGETVLYISEGFTTGLLDADGNALDKSLLTALLESSGQLDDTFEHENIHLQTFEQGDLLVWDNRSLVHRALHTATPEPAVSHRVTVYDQYPFYEGIGA; encoded by the coding sequence GTGAAGATTTCCCGCCAGGAAGACAAGAAGTTCGGCGTAACCGTCGAGGGATTCGATCTCAACACCGCCGCGGACGCGGATTTCGAGGAGATCAAGAACCGCGTCTACAGTGACAAGATCGTCGTGCTGCGCAACCAGCACCTGTCCTCCCCGGAATTCGCCGAGCTCGGCCGCCGCCTCGGCACCGTGGAGACGTACTACGAGCCCATGTACCAGCACCCTGAGGTCTCCGAGATCTTCGTGTCCTCGAACGTGGCGAGCGCGGACGGCACCCAGGTGGGCGTCCCGAAGACCGGCAAGTTCTGGCACGCGGACTACCAGTTCATGCCGAACCCCTTCGGTCTGACCCTCATCTACCCGCAGGTCGTGCCCAAGAAGAACCGCGGCACCTTCTTCATCGACATGGGCCGCGCCTACGAGGGCCTGTCGGACGAGCTGAAGCACGCCGTCGAGGGCACCCGCGCGGTGCAGAACGTCAGCCGCTACTTCAAGATCCGCCCCGAGGACGTCTACCGCCCGGTCGGCGAGCTGGTCGACGAGATCCAGGCCAAGACGCCCCCGTCGCCGCACCCGACCGCCTTCAAGCACCCCGCCACCGGCGAGACCGTCCTCTACATCAGCGAGGGCTTCACCACCGGCCTGCTGGACGCGGACGGCAACGCGCTGGACAAGTCCCTGCTGACGGCCCTGCTGGAGTCCAGCGGCCAGCTCGACGACACCTTCGAGCACGAGAACATCCACCTGCAGACCTTCGAGCAGGGCGACCTGCTGGTCTGGGACAACCGCAGCCTCGTCCACCGGGCCCTGCACACCGCCACCCCGGAGCCGGCCGTCTCGCACCGCGTGACCGTGTACGACCAGTACCCCTTCTACGAGGGCATCGGCGCCTGA
- a CDS encoding type I polyketide synthase produces the protein MPNTPAREQDELEASREALRQHKQLLKELMLEKYEPIAIVGAGIRFPGGNDTPEGFTEFLRAGGVGTGPIPESRWNVAEFASGGENAKGRILPHSGGFLDGIDRFDPRFFNISPKEAQYIDPQQRLVLETAWEALEHANIDPTALRGGNGGVYVGISCVDYTIEIDDLAYDELDANVGTGTAHSVAAGRISYFLGMRGPSMAIDTACSSSLVALHLAVEGLRRGECEIALCGGVNAIHHPRNHIVFSQAGMLSPDGMCKTFDDSADGYSRAEGCGMVVLKRLSDALRDGDRVVALVRGTAVRQDGESGGLTVPNGSAQEQVMRAALAAAMLEPGDVSYVEAHGTGTSLGDPIEMGAISGVFSRSHTADTPLVVGSLKSNIGHMEAAAGIGGVVKAALQLQNGEIYPHLHVDKPSSHIPWADMPVEVPNEGRAWTAPVRRALINSFGFQGTIASAVLEQPPAPAGGAQPDQEQQPEAAGHVFTLSAKGEKALALQTRNYRAFLAENPDADLADLCYTGNVGRAHFGTRLTGVVRDRAELEALLDKVPAAASDLRRVALLFTGQGSQYPGMGRSLYEAYPVFREHLDTCDRLFAQGLGRSVKDLVLGTAEDAEVIHETRFTQPALFALEYATAKLWLSWGIEPSVLIGHSIGEVVAAAIGGLFSLEDAVRLVTARARLMQSVTAPGGMVAVTAAAEEVAPLLESYADVSFAAFNAPGQCVVSGGTASLAEITAVLAGRGVKTKALPVSHAFHSPLMHEVFDAFREVVATIDFRVPELTLVSNLTGRVADPAELATPEYWVRHIGEPVDFSAGMATIGARGRHVFIEVGPAATLLGLGRRILDARDHVWVASTGTQDSAGATARKALTDVYAAGLHVDWAGYHAGRPRRRVPLPRTVFDRKRYWLPINGVRHSKELVADASRVHHPLLGEEITDPAGRERGVREFAATIAPDRPAQLADHVVMGQVVFPGAGYVEILLALQDAVYGETGRPLEGVHILEPLILTEDQPTEVRTRLTPLPDGGAEVEIVSRVDGSGRAIERRHAVARIAAGWTLLPELERAAAELTARAAADTGATSPAPRRADDLYADFADLGLEYGPEFRRIELLSREGDGVAVAQLLGRPAGAVEHMPPSVLDNVIQSLAAVLDNGHTYLPVAFGTFQLLKKPKQGALRSLARITGEESADGELTADLLLLEGDRPLFVVRDLGFKRVANTAGGPRRRFFHTPRWTKRSLVRRAAEGAARRILVVGRDGDALAGAVPELTAADAALAFAPDAASAARAAESLSGRPTDVAWFWRDRPGPVTEERLRAESEANYRDLLALLASLEQQGFGREQRLWLVTEGAQRLPGDVPAPGAGAVPASSLWGFGLSLWSEYPTYKVTLVDLPDGGDARSLADEWLAAEAEEFQIGYRAGNRHVRRLRPVEPAAADDGNFELTVTEYGEFAHIKPVPLADTAPQGDEVQVQVHAAGLNFKDVLNALGLLKQHAEDTGVPYQPLPLGFEGSGTVLAAGPDAEFAPGDEVVLSHLGCMKRRVTVPSAMAVRKPANIGFAEAAGLATAYVTAYYALHDLAGIKAGDKVLVHAAAGGVGQAAVQLAQLAGAEVIATASPRKQALLHAQGVEHVLNSRSPQFADRILEITGGAGVDIVLNSLNKEYIAEGMRALGRGGRFVELGKIGIWSAEQAREARPDVAYHNFDLSEFPEDELRSVNKQILETVAGLLEREEIRPIPTTSYSLEEIEEAFGVLSRGANIGKLVLDLTASGDRPARPVEIAADRTYLITGGLGAIGTVTAERLVALGARHIALVSRRAVSAERTAAIAAGLGEGVSVTAYQGDIARAEDVRRIAEDLKATGRPLAGVFHGAGVLADMPVSAMDWESIEKVFEAKVFGTWQLDQVLRTFPEEPFLVGYSSVASVLGPVAQGNYAAGNAFVDAVMRWRSAAGLPGLSIGWGPWAEVGMAANLSADLIRGIEGQGMRFLKPTDGARCLFKALGGSESHVTVGEFDWDRYASGRPAVSALYREVARASAAAVRKVDLEALRALPRAERRATVNELIRERIAVLLHFEGADDVPADAKFTELGLDSLVAVELKNALEAGFQVPLPTSIVFDYPSILLLAEYLDQEIAPPAADEASAGRAPKDVRELSEADADAELADLMDL, from the coding sequence GTGCCCAACACGCCCGCGCGTGAGCAGGATGAGCTGGAGGCGTCCCGTGAGGCACTCCGGCAGCACAAGCAGCTCCTCAAGGAGCTGATGCTGGAGAAGTACGAGCCCATCGCCATCGTCGGCGCCGGAATCCGCTTCCCGGGCGGCAACGACACCCCCGAGGGCTTCACCGAGTTCCTGCGCGCCGGCGGTGTCGGGACCGGCCCCATCCCCGAATCCCGCTGGAACGTCGCGGAGTTCGCGTCCGGCGGCGAGAACGCCAAGGGCCGGATCCTGCCGCACAGCGGCGGCTTCCTCGACGGCATCGACCGGTTCGACCCCCGCTTCTTCAACATCTCCCCCAAGGAGGCCCAGTACATCGACCCGCAGCAGCGGCTCGTACTGGAGACCGCCTGGGAGGCGCTGGAACACGCGAACATCGACCCGACCGCCCTGCGCGGCGGCAACGGCGGCGTCTACGTCGGCATCAGCTGCGTCGACTACACCATCGAGATCGACGACCTCGCCTACGACGAGCTGGACGCCAACGTGGGCACCGGTACGGCCCACAGCGTCGCGGCCGGCCGCATCTCCTACTTCCTCGGCATGCGCGGCCCGAGCATGGCCATCGACACCGCCTGCTCCTCCTCGCTGGTCGCCCTGCACCTCGCGGTCGAGGGGCTGCGGCGCGGCGAGTGCGAGATCGCGCTGTGCGGCGGCGTCAACGCCATCCACCACCCGCGCAACCACATCGTCTTCTCCCAGGCGGGCATGCTCTCGCCCGACGGGATGTGCAAGACCTTCGACGACTCGGCCGACGGCTACAGCCGCGCCGAGGGCTGCGGCATGGTCGTCCTCAAGCGGCTGTCGGACGCACTGCGCGACGGCGACCGGGTGGTCGCCCTGGTCCGCGGCACGGCCGTGCGCCAGGACGGCGAGAGCGGCGGCCTGACCGTCCCCAACGGCTCCGCGCAGGAGCAGGTGATGCGGGCCGCGCTGGCCGCGGCGATGCTGGAGCCCGGCGACGTCTCCTACGTGGAGGCGCACGGCACCGGGACCTCGCTCGGCGACCCCATCGAGATGGGCGCCATCAGCGGGGTCTTCTCCCGGTCCCACACCGCGGACACGCCGCTCGTCGTCGGCTCGCTCAAGAGCAACATCGGCCACATGGAGGCGGCCGCCGGCATCGGCGGTGTCGTCAAGGCCGCGCTCCAGCTGCAGAACGGCGAGATCTACCCGCACCTGCACGTGGACAAGCCCTCCTCGCACATCCCGTGGGCGGACATGCCCGTCGAGGTGCCGAACGAGGGCCGCGCCTGGACCGCGCCGGTCCGCCGCGCACTGATCAACTCCTTCGGCTTCCAGGGCACCATCGCCTCCGCCGTGCTGGAGCAGCCGCCCGCACCCGCCGGCGGCGCGCAGCCCGACCAGGAGCAGCAGCCGGAAGCCGCGGGGCACGTCTTCACCCTCTCCGCCAAGGGCGAGAAGGCCCTGGCCCTCCAGACCCGGAACTACCGGGCCTTCCTCGCCGAGAACCCGGACGCCGACCTCGCCGACCTCTGCTACACCGGCAACGTCGGCCGCGCCCACTTCGGGACCCGCCTGACGGGTGTCGTCCGCGACCGCGCCGAGCTGGAGGCGCTCCTGGACAAGGTGCCCGCGGCCGCCTCCGACCTGCGCAGGGTCGCGCTGCTCTTCACCGGGCAGGGCTCCCAGTACCCGGGGATGGGCCGATCCCTGTACGAGGCGTACCCGGTGTTCCGGGAGCACCTGGACACCTGCGACCGGCTGTTCGCGCAGGGCCTCGGCCGGTCGGTGAAGGACCTCGTCCTGGGCACCGCCGAGGACGCCGAGGTGATCCACGAGACCCGCTTCACCCAGCCGGCGCTGTTCGCCTTGGAGTACGCCACCGCGAAGCTCTGGCTGAGCTGGGGCATCGAACCGAGCGTCCTGATCGGCCACAGCATCGGCGAGGTCGTCGCCGCCGCGATCGGCGGGCTGTTCTCGCTGGAGGACGCCGTACGCCTGGTCACGGCCCGCGCCCGGTTGATGCAGTCGGTGACCGCGCCCGGCGGCATGGTCGCCGTGACGGCGGCCGCCGAGGAGGTGGCGCCGCTGCTGGAGTCCTACGCGGACGTGTCCTTCGCCGCGTTCAACGCCCCCGGCCAGTGCGTCGTCTCGGGCGGCACCGCCTCCCTCGCCGAGATCACCGCCGTGCTCGCCGGCCGCGGGGTGAAGACGAAGGCGCTGCCGGTCTCGCACGCCTTCCACTCGCCGCTGATGCACGAGGTGTTCGACGCGTTCCGCGAGGTCGTCGCCACGATCGACTTCCGGGTGCCCGAGCTGACCCTGGTCTCCAACCTGACCGGCCGGGTCGCCGACCCGGCCGAGCTGGCCACCCCCGAGTACTGGGTGCGCCACATCGGCGAGCCGGTCGACTTCAGCGCGGGCATGGCCACGATCGGCGCCCGCGGCCGCCACGTCTTCATCGAGGTCGGGCCCGCCGCGACGCTGCTCGGGCTGGGCCGGCGCATCCTCGACGCCCGCGACCACGTGTGGGTGGCGAGCACCGGCACCCAGGACAGCGCCGGCGCCACGGCCCGCAAGGCGCTCACCGACGTCTACGCCGCGGGCCTGCACGTCGACTGGGCCGGCTACCACGCGGGCCGCCCGCGCCGCCGCGTCCCGCTGCCGCGCACGGTCTTCGACCGCAAGCGCTACTGGCTCCCGATCAACGGCGTCCGGCACTCCAAGGAACTGGTGGCCGACGCCTCGCGCGTCCACCACCCGCTGCTGGGCGAGGAGATCACCGACCCCGCGGGCCGGGAGCGGGGCGTGCGCGAGTTCGCCGCGACCATCGCCCCCGACCGTCCGGCACAGCTCGCCGACCACGTGGTCATGGGCCAGGTGGTGTTCCCCGGAGCGGGCTACGTCGAGATCCTGCTGGCGCTCCAGGACGCCGTGTACGGCGAGACGGGCCGGCCGCTGGAGGGCGTGCACATCCTCGAACCGCTGATCCTCACCGAGGACCAGCCCACCGAGGTCCGCACCCGCCTGACGCCGCTGCCGGACGGCGGCGCCGAGGTGGAGATCGTCAGCCGGGTCGACGGCTCCGGCCGGGCCATCGAGCGGCGGCACGCCGTCGCCCGGATAGCCGCCGGCTGGACCCTCCTGCCCGAGCTGGAGCGGGCGGCGGCGGAACTGACCGCACGGGCCGCCGCCGACACCGGCGCGACGTCCCCGGCCCCGCGCCGCGCGGACGACCTGTACGCCGACTTCGCCGACCTCGGCCTGGAGTACGGCCCTGAGTTCCGGCGCATCGAGCTGCTGTCCCGCGAGGGCGACGGCGTGGCCGTCGCGCAGCTCCTCGGCCGCCCGGCCGGCGCGGTGGAGCACATGCCGCCGTCCGTCCTCGACAACGTCATCCAGTCCCTCGCGGCCGTCCTCGACAACGGCCACACCTACCTCCCGGTCGCCTTCGGCACCTTCCAGCTGCTGAAGAAGCCCAAGCAGGGCGCCCTGCGCAGCCTGGCGCGGATCACCGGCGAGGAGAGCGCCGACGGCGAACTCACCGCCGACCTGCTGCTGCTGGAGGGCGACCGGCCGCTGTTCGTCGTACGCGACCTGGGCTTCAAGCGGGTCGCCAACACCGCCGGCGGGCCCCGCCGCAGGTTCTTCCACACCCCGCGCTGGACCAAGCGCTCGCTGGTGCGGCGCGCCGCGGAGGGCGCCGCCCGCCGGATCCTGGTGGTCGGCCGGGACGGGGACGCCCTCGCGGGGGCGGTGCCCGAGCTGACGGCGGCCGACGCCGCCCTGGCGTTCGCCCCGGACGCCGCGTCGGCGGCCCGCGCCGCCGAGTCCCTGTCCGGCCGGCCCACCGATGTGGCCTGGTTCTGGCGTGACCGGCCGGGCCCGGTCACCGAGGAGCGGCTGCGCGCCGAGTCCGAGGCCAACTACCGGGACCTGCTGGCGCTGCTGGCCTCGCTGGAGCAGCAGGGCTTCGGCCGCGAACAGCGGCTGTGGCTGGTCACCGAGGGCGCCCAGCGGCTGCCGGGCGACGTGCCCGCCCCGGGTGCCGGCGCCGTGCCGGCCTCCTCCCTGTGGGGCTTCGGCCTGTCCCTGTGGAGTGAGTACCCGACGTACAAGGTCACCCTCGTCGACCTGCCGGACGGCGGCGACGCCCGGTCGCTGGCCGACGAGTGGCTGGCCGCGGAGGCCGAGGAGTTCCAGATCGGCTACCGGGCGGGCAACCGCCACGTGCGCCGGCTGCGCCCGGTGGAGCCGGCCGCCGCGGACGACGGCAACTTCGAGCTCACGGTGACGGAGTACGGCGAGTTCGCCCACATCAAGCCGGTGCCGCTGGCCGACACCGCCCCCCAGGGCGACGAGGTGCAGGTCCAGGTGCACGCCGCGGGCCTCAACTTCAAGGACGTCCTCAACGCCCTCGGCCTGCTCAAGCAGCACGCCGAGGACACCGGGGTGCCCTACCAGCCTCTGCCCCTCGGTTTCGAGGGCTCCGGCACGGTCCTCGCGGCCGGACCGGACGCCGAGTTCGCGCCGGGCGACGAGGTCGTCCTCAGCCACCTCGGGTGCATGAAGCGCCGGGTGACGGTGCCGTCGGCCATGGCGGTGCGCAAGCCCGCCAACATCGGCTTCGCCGAGGCGGCCGGTCTGGCCACCGCGTACGTGACCGCGTACTACGCCCTGCACGACCTGGCCGGCATCAAGGCCGGCGACAAGGTGCTGGTGCACGCCGCCGCGGGCGGGGTGGGGCAGGCCGCGGTGCAGCTGGCGCAGCTCGCCGGGGCGGAGGTCATCGCCACGGCCAGCCCGCGCAAGCAGGCCCTGCTGCACGCCCAGGGCGTCGAGCACGTCCTGAACTCCCGCTCCCCGCAGTTCGCCGACCGGATCCTGGAGATCACCGGCGGCGCGGGCGTCGACATCGTCCTCAACAGCCTGAACAAGGAGTACATCGCCGAGGGCATGCGGGCGCTGGGCCGCGGCGGGCGCTTCGTGGAGCTCGGCAAGATCGGCATCTGGTCCGCGGAGCAGGCCCGCGAGGCGCGTCCGGACGTGGCCTACCACAACTTCGACCTCAGCGAGTTCCCCGAGGACGAGCTGCGCTCGGTGAACAAGCAGATCCTGGAGACCGTCGCCGGCCTGCTGGAGCGCGAGGAGATCCGGCCGATCCCGACGACCTCGTACTCCCTGGAGGAGATCGAGGAGGCGTTCGGGGTCCTCAGCCGGGGTGCGAACATCGGCAAGCTCGTCCTCGACCTGACCGCGTCGGGCGACCGGCCGGCCCGGCCGGTGGAGATCGCCGCCGACCGCACCTACCTGATCACGGGCGGTCTGGGCGCCATCGGCACCGTCACCGCCGAACGCCTTGTCGCCCTGGGCGCCCGGCACATCGCGCTGGTCAGCCGCCGCGCCGTGTCCGCCGAGCGGACCGCGGCCATCGCGGCCGGCCTCGGCGAGGGCGTCTCGGTGACCGCCTACCAGGGCGACATCGCCCGCGCCGAGGACGTGCGGCGCATCGCCGAGGACCTGAAGGCGACCGGCCGGCCGCTCGCGGGCGTCTTCCACGGCGCGGGCGTCCTGGCCGACATGCCGGTCTCGGCGATGGACTGGGAGAGCATCGAGAAGGTCTTCGAGGCCAAGGTGTTCGGCACCTGGCAGCTCGACCAGGTCCTGCGGACCTTCCCCGAGGAGCCGTTCCTGGTGGGCTACTCCTCGGTGGCCTCGGTGCTGGGGCCGGTGGCGCAGGGCAACTACGCGGCCGGCAACGCCTTCGTCGACGCGGTGATGCGGTGGCGCTCCGCGGCCGGCCTGCCGGGGCTCAGCATCGGCTGGGGGCCGTGGGCCGAGGTCGGCATGGCCGCGAACCTCAGCGCCGACCTGATCCGCGGCATCGAGGGCCAGGGCATGCGGTTCCTGAAGCCGACGGACGGCGCACGGTGCCTGTTCAAGGCGCTGGGCGGCAGCGAGTCGCACGTCACCGTCGGTGAGTTCGACTGGGACCGGTACGCGTCCGGGCGCCCGGCGGTCAGCGCGCTCTACCGCGAGGTGGCGCGGGCGTCGGCCGCGGCGGTGCGCAAGGTCGACCTGGAGGCGCTGCGGGCCCTGCCCCGGGCCGAGCGCCGGGCCACCGTCAACGAGCTGATCCGGGAGCGGATCGCCGTGCTCCTCCACTTCGAGGGCGCGGACGACGTCCCCGCGGACGCGAAGTTCACCGAGCTGGGACTGGACTCCCTGGTGGCCGTCGAGCTGAAGAACGCCCTGGAGGCGGGCTTCCAGGTGCCGCTGCCGACGTCGATCGTGTTCGACTACCCGTCGATCCTGCTGCTGGCCGAGTACCTGGACCAGGAGATCGCCCCGCCGGCCGCCGACGAGGCGTCCGCGGGCCGGGCGCCGAAGGACGTCCGGGAGCTGTCCGAGGCGGACGCCGACGCCGAACTCGCCGACCTGATGGACCTGTGA
- a CDS encoding FcoT family thioesterase, translated as MTQTRTPPAGSRPGRLGTDTGLLAQVLVPYREHCQYLKSCEVAVGGDGPAGLVSARCEFEIPESCYIDDTGHFNSVEFNICYNQMLYYVIAKSVQDGLLESFAHWSMEDYWQRQLADFLITDFRSTFKRAMRGRHFSGEIQILDVVEWEGSDIREPLLVVHTACRYWDASGGNCHGEVKIAITHPTTATTGVQP; from the coding sequence GTGACGCAGACAAGGACTCCACCGGCCGGGTCCCGCCCCGGCCGGCTCGGCACCGACACCGGCCTGCTGGCGCAGGTGCTGGTGCCCTACCGGGAGCACTGCCAGTACCTGAAGTCGTGCGAGGTGGCGGTAGGGGGCGACGGGCCGGCCGGGCTGGTCTCGGCCCGCTGCGAGTTCGAGATACCGGAGTCGTGCTACATCGACGACACCGGGCACTTCAACTCGGTGGAGTTCAACATCTGTTACAACCAGATGCTGTACTACGTCATCGCGAAGTCGGTGCAGGACGGACTCCTGGAGTCCTTCGCGCACTGGTCCATGGAGGACTACTGGCAGCGCCAGCTGGCCGACTTCCTCATCACCGACTTCCGCAGCACCTTCAAAAGGGCCATGCGCGGCCGCCACTTCTCCGGCGAGATCCAGATCCTGGACGTCGTGGAGTGGGAGGGCAGCGACATCCGCGAGCCGCTGCTCGTCGTCCACACCGCCTGCCGGTACTGGGACGCGAGCGGCGGCAACTGCCACGGCGAAGTGAAGATCGCCATCACCCACCCGACGACTGCGACGACTGGGGTGCAGCCATGA